In the Gossypium raimondii isolate GPD5lz chromosome 9, ASM2569854v1, whole genome shotgun sequence genome, one interval contains:
- the LOC105798334 gene encoding uncharacterized protein LOC105798334 yields the protein MAAAAHIDIEPAIPEEETTSNSLIRNTRCCFCFPCFSSRRTPAVGVAFWQRIGSSHVQSDTGFWSSSVRAFKKVREWSEIVAGPRWKTFIRRFNRSKSGGGIVSGGRHGQFHYDPLSYALNFDEGPGQNGNLEDDNDFGAFRAFSTRYALVPGSEKTPLA from the coding sequence ATGGCGGCGGCGGCTCATATAGATATAGAGCCAGCAATACCCGAAGAAGAAACGACGTCGAATTCCCTTATACGAAACACTCGTTGCTGCTTCTGTTTCCCTTGCTTCAGCTCCCGTCGTACGCCTGCCGTTGGCGTAGCCTTTTGGCAGCGGATAGGTTCGTCCCACGTCCAGTCCGATACTGGCTTCTGGTCCTCAAGTGTTAGAGCCTTCAAGAAGGTTCGAGAGTGGTCCGAGATCGTCGCCGGCCCCCGCTGGAAGACTTTTATCAGGCGATTCAACCGTAGCAAAAGTGGGGGCGGAATCGTCTCCGGCGGTAGGCATGGGCAATTCCATTATGATCCTTTGAGTTACGCTTTGAATTTCGACGAAGGCCCGGGACAGAATGGTAATTTGGAAGACGATAATGATTTCGGTGCCTTTCGGGCTTTCTCAACCCGTTACGCTCTTGTTCCCGGTTCGGAGAAAACACCATTGGCGTAG